From one Formosa sediminum genomic stretch:
- a CDS encoding glucose-1-phosphate adenylyltransferase, which translates to MINNKVLSIILGGGQGSRLFPLTEDRSKPAVPIAGKYRLVDIPISNCINSDIKRMFVLTQFNSASLNRHIKDTYHFSFFSSAFVNVLAAEQTLGNSDWFQGTADAVRQSMHHFLRNDFEYALILSGDQLYQMDFNELIEKHIQSGAEISVATYPVNAKDGTAFGILKTDENSMISSFIEKPNSELIKGWESEVSEEMKKEGRHYLASMGIYVFNKQLLVDLMNDPSTNDFGKEIIPQAIGKRPVYSYQYEGYWTDIGTIESFFEANLGLTDDIPKFNLYDTSQRIYTHARMLPTTKLAGTTLNKAVIAEGCIIHASKIEHSVIGIRARIGKDTVITNSYIMGSDYYETLEEIDKNHIKILVGIGERCVINNAIIDKNSKIGDDVTINGGKHLEDTETDLYVIRDGIVVIKKGAVVPSGFVL; encoded by the coding sequence ATGATTAACAACAAAGTACTATCTATCATTTTAGGAGGAGGTCAAGGCTCACGACTTTTCCCATTAACCGAAGACAGATCTAAACCAGCTGTCCCTATTGCAGGAAAATATCGATTAGTAGATATTCCCATCTCTAACTGTATCAATTCAGACATTAAACGTATGTTTGTTTTAACACAGTTTAATTCTGCATCATTAAACCGCCACATAAAAGATACCTACCATTTTAGCTTTTTTAGTTCTGCTTTTGTTAACGTATTAGCAGCAGAACAAACTTTAGGTAATAGCGATTGGTTTCAAGGTACCGCAGATGCTGTTAGACAAAGTATGCATCACTTTTTAAGAAATGATTTTGAGTACGCTTTAATTCTTTCTGGCGATCAGTTATACCAAATGGATTTTAATGAATTAATAGAAAAACACATACAAAGTGGCGCAGAAATTAGTGTAGCAACTTATCCTGTAAATGCAAAAGATGGTACAGCTTTCGGAATTTTAAAAACCGATGAAAATAGCATGATTTCTTCATTTATTGAAAAACCTAACAGCGAATTAATTAAAGGATGGGAATCTGAAGTTAGTGAAGAAATGAAGAAAGAAGGACGTCACTACTTAGCCTCTATGGGTATATACGTGTTTAATAAACAGCTTTTAGTAGACTTAATGAACGATCCTTCTACTAACGATTTTGGTAAAGAAATTATACCTCAAGCTATTGGAAAACGTCCCGTTTATAGCTACCAATATGAAGGCTACTGGACCGATATAGGAACAATAGAATCCTTCTTTGAAGCGAACTTAGGACTTACAGACGATATTCCTAAATTTAATTTATACGATACCTCACAGCGTATTTATACCCATGCAAGAATGCTACCAACCACTAAATTAGCAGGAACCACTTTAAATAAAGCTGTTATTGCAGAAGGTTGTATTATTCACGCCTCTAAAATTGAACACTCTGTAATCGGTATACGCGCTCGTATAGGAAAAGATACCGTAATTACAAATTCTTATATTATGGGATCAGATTATTATGAAACCTTAGAAGAAATAGATAAAAACCACATTAAAATCCTTGTTGGAATTGGTGAACGTTGTGTTATTAATAATGCTATTATTGATAAAAACAGTAAAATTGGAGATGACGTTACAATTAACGGAGGTAAACATTTAGAAGATACAGAAACCGATCTTTATGTAATTAGAGATGGTATTGTAGTTATTAAAAAAGGAGCTGTTGTACCATCAGGGTTTGTACTATAA
- a CDS encoding glycogen synthase yields MIITHLSAECYPIAKVGGLADVLGALPKYQNELGATSQVIMPFYKNKYTQSHCFKAVYNDTILLGETDYDFRILTLKDHENDLGFDIFFVDVPELLYTDFVYTSDDTERFLAFQIAALDWIAQGDTIPDVIHCHDHHTGLVPFMMQESFRYSMLRKVPVAFTIHNAQYQGWFSHDLVSLIPEFKFSHVGLLDWNHVINPMAAAIKCAWVVTTVSPSYMDELKENANGLESLLSDEHAKCIGILNGIDTSVWNTETDPLIIENYTQKTIAEGKQKNKAWLCKEFNLDVNRPLIAFIGRLVEQKGADLFSKIFSESLFGNDISILLLGSGEKHTENDLINLKEKFPDKYNAYIGYDEKLSHIIYAGADFLLMPSRVEPCGLNQMYALRYGTIPIVNNIGGLKDTVEDLYDDGFGICHNGVTISEVCEAIERASEFYDSDIFKQTRAEVMAIDHSWHASAQSYLNVYNSLNPFL; encoded by the coding sequence ATGATAATCACTCATCTAAGTGCCGAATGCTATCCAATCGCCAAAGTAGGCGGTTTAGCAGATGTTTTAGGCGCACTACCAAAATACCAGAATGAACTAGGAGCTACTAGTCAGGTTATAATGCCTTTTTATAAAAACAAGTACACACAATCGCATTGTTTTAAAGCCGTATATAACGATACCATTTTATTAGGTGAAACAGATTACGATTTCAGGATCTTAACATTAAAAGATCATGAAAACGATTTAGGTTTCGATATCTTTTTTGTAGATGTCCCAGAGCTTTTATATACAGATTTTGTTTACACCTCAGATGATACAGAACGTTTTTTAGCATTTCAAATTGCAGCTTTAGATTGGATTGCTCAAGGCGATACCATTCCAGACGTTATTCACTGTCACGATCACCATACGGGGTTAGTTCCTTTTATGATGCAAGAATCTTTTAGATATTCTATGCTAAGAAAAGTCCCTGTGGCCTTTACAATTCATAATGCACAATATCAGGGTTGGTTTTCACACGATTTAGTAAGTCTAATACCTGAATTTAAATTTAGCCATGTAGGATTGTTAGATTGGAACCATGTTATAAACCCTATGGCAGCAGCCATTAAATGTGCTTGGGTAGTAACTACGGTATCACCTAGCTATATGGATGAACTCAAAGAGAATGCTAATGGTTTAGAATCGCTATTAAGTGACGAACATGCTAAATGTATTGGTATATTAAACGGGATAGACACCTCTGTTTGGAACACAGAAACAGACCCTTTAATTATTGAAAACTATACTCAAAAAACTATTGCTGAAGGCAAACAAAAAAATAAAGCCTGGCTGTGTAAAGAATTTAACTTAGATGTAAACAGACCACTTATTGCTTTTATTGGGCGCTTGGTAGAACAAAAAGGAGCCGATTTATTTTCAAAGATTTTTTCAGAATCATTATTTGGCAACGACATCTCAATACTATTATTAGGTTCTGGTGAAAAACACACCGAAAACGACCTGATAAACTTAAAAGAAAAATTTCCAGATAAATACAACGCATACATAGGCTACGACGAAAAACTTTCGCATATTATTTATGCTGGAGCCGATTTTCTTTTAATGCCGTCACGAGTAGAACCTTGCGGATTAAACCAAATGTATGCATTACGATACGGGACAATTCCAATAGTTAATAATATTGGAGGTTTAAAAGATACTGTAGAAGATCTTTATGATGACGGATTTGGAATTTGTCATAACGGTGTTACCATATCAGAAGTTTGTGAAGCCATTGAGCGGGCTTCAGAATTTTACGATTCAGATATATTTAAACAAACTAGAGCAGAAGTTATGGCCATAGACCATTCGTGGCATGCTTCGGCACAATCATATTTAAACGTGTATAACTCATTAAATCCATTTTTATGA
- the glgB gene encoding 1,4-alpha-glucan branching protein GlgB produces the protein MAKVIPFSLFSDFDINLFKSGKHYNLFEKFGSHLITCEGEKGTYFAVWAPSAKSVSVIGDFNYWNSEEHPLYVRWDSSGIWEGFIPNIGKGSLYKYAITSHNNDIKTEKADPYGIRCEQPPKTASIVWDHSDYKWKDKSWMSYRKDKNNLDKPYAVYEVHLGSWMRNVEEDCFLTYKELSKTLVNYVKDMNFTHVEFMPIMEYPYDPSWGYQITGYFAPTSRFGTPQEFMQLIDAFHQADIGVILDWVPSHFPSDAHGLGYFDGSNLYEHPDPRKGYHQDWKSLIFNYDRPEVRSFLISNAIYWLQNYHVDALRVDAVASMIYLDYSREDGEWEPNIYGSNENLEAVSFLKECNQAIYSMCDGVQTIAEESTAYTGVTNKVEFGGLGFGMKWMMGWMHDTLGYFKKDPIYRSYHQNDITFSLAYAFSEHFMLPISHDEVVYGKNSVLGRMPGDEWQRFANLRLLYGYMYTHPGTKLLFMGSEFGQYNEWNSLSSLDWNLLEFNPHIHTKAYVKTLNTLYKNTPALYEKGFSQEGFEWISYDDHQNAVISYIRKGHNSENDLIVVCNFTPNSHKNYNIGVPRIGRLIEVFNSDNTTFGGSGVLNSKTIKIEKETWNNKPFKASITVPPLAIAIFKYK, from the coding sequence ATGGCAAAGGTTATACCGTTTAGCTTATTTTCAGATTTTGATATTAATTTATTTAAATCTGGAAAACATTATAATTTATTCGAAAAATTTGGATCTCATTTAATAACCTGCGAAGGTGAAAAAGGCACTTATTTTGCAGTTTGGGCTCCAAGCGCAAAATCAGTTTCAGTTATTGGAGATTTTAATTACTGGAACTCTGAAGAGCATCCGCTTTATGTGCGTTGGGATTCTAGCGGAATTTGGGAAGGCTTTATCCCAAATATTGGTAAGGGTAGTCTCTATAAATATGCTATTACTAGCCATAATAACGATATAAAAACAGAAAAAGCAGATCCTTACGGGATACGTTGTGAACAGCCCCCTAAAACTGCATCTATAGTTTGGGACCATTCAGATTATAAATGGAAAGATAAAAGTTGGATGTCTTACCGTAAAGACAAAAATAACTTAGACAAACCTTATGCGGTTTACGAAGTACATTTAGGATCTTGGATGCGTAATGTTGAAGAAGATTGTTTTTTAACCTATAAAGAACTTTCTAAAACTTTAGTAAACTATGTAAAAGACATGAATTTTACTCATGTAGAGTTTATGCCTATTATGGAATATCCTTACGATCCCTCATGGGGCTATCAAATTACAGGATACTTTGCTCCTACATCACGATTTGGTACACCTCAAGAATTTATGCAACTTATAGATGCCTTTCACCAAGCAGATATTGGAGTAATTTTAGATTGGGTTCCCTCCCATTTCCCGTCAGATGCTCATGGTTTAGGCTATTTTGATGGATCTAATTTATACGAGCATCCAGACCCTAGAAAAGGATACCACCAAGATTGGAAAAGTTTAATATTTAATTACGACCGTCCAGAAGTTCGTTCATTTTTAATAAGTAATGCCATATATTGGTTACAAAATTATCATGTAGATGCTTTACGAGTAGATGCCGTAGCATCTATGATTTATTTAGATTATTCTAGAGAAGATGGCGAATGGGAACCAAATATTTACGGCAGTAACGAAAATCTTGAAGCCGTCTCATTCTTAAAAGAATGTAATCAAGCCATATATTCCATGTGTGATGGCGTACAAACTATAGCAGAAGAATCTACAGCTTATACTGGTGTTACCAATAAAGTTGAATTTGGTGGATTAGGCTTTGGAATGAAATGGATGATGGGTTGGATGCACGATACTTTAGGCTATTTTAAAAAAGATCCTATATATAGAAGTTACCACCAAAACGATATTACCTTTAGTTTAGCATACGCATTTTCAGAACATTTTATGCTTCCAATTTCCCATGATGAAGTAGTATACGGAAAAAATTCTGTACTCGGTAGAATGCCAGGAGACGAATGGCAACGTTTTGCTAACCTAAGATTGCTTTACGGATATATGTATACACATCCCGGAACTAAACTGTTATTTATGGGTTCTGAATTTGGGCAGTACAACGAGTGGAATTCGTTAAGTAGTTTAGATTGGAATTTGCTAGAATTTAATCCGCATATACACACCAAAGCGTATGTTAAAACATTAAACACATTATATAAAAATACGCCGGCTTTATATGAAAAAGGATTTAGCCAAGAAGGATTTGAATGGATAAGTTACGACGATCATCAAAACGCAGTTATATCTTACATTAGAAAAGGACATAATTCAGAAAACGACCTTATAGTTGTATGTAATTTTACACCTAATAGTCACAAAAATTATAATATTGGTGTACCCAGAATTGGACGATTAATAGAAGTTTTTAACAGTGATAATACCACATTTGGTGGTAGTGGTGTTTTAAATAGCAAAACCATAAAAATTGAAAAAGAAACTTGGAATAACAAACCATTTAAAGCCTCTATAACAGTACCACCTTTAGCCATTGCTATTTTTAAATATAAATAA
- a CDS encoding carboxypeptidase-like regulatory domain-containing protein: MSLKLTYLFLLCSYFCVSQEIKISGKVLDNNNLPISYANIILINTQDESNILGTITNESGYFVIEDIPSGTYKIDISFVGYSAYSSELIIDKVLYLKPVILQEASQDELKVIEVHVDDEPNE; this comes from the coding sequence ATGTCTTTAAAACTAACTTATCTATTTTTACTGTGTTCTTATTTTTGTGTCTCTCAAGAAATTAAAATTTCTGGTAAGGTTTTAGATAATAATAACTTACCCATATCTTACGCGAACATTATTTTGATAAATACCCAAGATGAAAGTAATATTTTAGGAACTATAACAAATGAAAGCGGATATTTTGTAATAGAAGATATACCGTCTGGAACTTATAAAATAGATATAAGTTTTGTAGGTTATTCTGCTTACAGTTCAGAATTGATTATAGATAAAGTGCTATATTTAAAACCCGTTATTTTACAAGAAGCATCTCAAGACGAACTTAAAGTTATTGAAGTTCATGTAGATGATGAACCTAATGAATAG
- a CDS encoding TonB-dependent receptor — MSIKFSVLFIFSTFFCYCQDIKITGQIVDQSNKPIAYANVIIINAINESDVKGTLTNDKGYFEIKKLQSGSYNLDISFIGYSHYKTTIELKSSTHLQTITLGEFNETLDAVNIFAKRPTYKKQSDRIIFNIEETSLTEGSVMDVLKSTPGILIINDEISVRNSANIIYLINNKRVYLTGEDLQQLLAGTTATNVQSVEVITNPPAIYDAEGSAVINITMSKNLIVGYNGSVYGNYTQGIYPGINVGTNHFYKTDKISVFANYSYEERKKNRINTSEINFIENNTVVGQWTDKIDRNTSSKSHQLNTNLDYTINDANVISFFGNLNLTPYWNRKANMTTQAIDSSFISKNNIDDTKTNVALNLDYINTSEDGNTFSVNMHHTHYDYDRQQDMNSKYYDINNVFTRDNIFNSNSVQNTYIYSGQADYSTFLNKDIALSFGAKVSLIDSKSSIDQFYLEGDRFVIDEINSGTFDYNEMNYATYVNLSKSWDTWSLSAGLRGEFTDAEGKLSSLYTLNSFNYLELFPTFNVSHDFNEDNSLGLSYGKRIERPSYASLNPFKYYFNDYTFLQGNPNLEPTISHLTTLSYTFKSIYTFELYYRFEDKPTSELVFQDNETNQIFYLPTNLDKSVDFGFDFLMYQQFTHVWSVYVVNSIFHNKTYFEAIESGNSIETNDMWSMYTNIMNFFSFTEDRSLSGEISVLYMSPMINGSSDISSRAQIDLGLKKSFNNGKWVASLKLNDIFKTSNFTVKNKYLNQDNTYNNKYDNQYFRFGLRYNFGNTKLSTNEKEEKEINERNRLSSESTNN, encoded by the coding sequence ATGTCAATTAAATTTTCTGTTCTTTTTATTTTCTCTACATTTTTTTGTTATTGTCAAGACATTAAAATAACAGGTCAGATTGTAGATCAATCTAATAAGCCTATTGCTTATGCCAATGTTATTATAATCAATGCAATTAATGAATCTGATGTGAAGGGTACATTAACTAATGATAAAGGTTATTTTGAAATTAAAAAGTTACAATCTGGCTCTTATAATTTAGATATTAGTTTTATAGGCTATTCTCATTACAAAACGACCATTGAGTTAAAATCTTCTACCCATTTACAGACTATTACTTTAGGAGAATTTAATGAGACATTAGATGCTGTTAATATTTTTGCTAAGCGCCCTACCTATAAAAAACAATCAGACCGTATAATTTTTAATATTGAAGAAACGTCTTTAACCGAAGGTAGTGTGATGGATGTTTTAAAAAGTACACCAGGTATTTTAATTATTAATGATGAAATCAGTGTTAGAAACAGTGCAAACATTATTTATTTAATAAATAATAAACGGGTGTATTTAACTGGAGAAGATTTACAACAATTGTTAGCAGGAACCACAGCTACCAATGTGCAATCCGTAGAAGTTATAACAAATCCGCCAGCAATTTACGATGCAGAAGGATCTGCCGTTATTAATATCACCATGAGTAAAAACCTAATTGTAGGTTATAATGGTAGTGTTTACGGAAATTATACGCAAGGGATATATCCTGGAATTAATGTAGGGACAAATCACTTTTATAAAACAGACAAAATAAGTGTGTTTGCAAACTATTCTTATGAAGAACGAAAGAAAAATAGAATAAACACCAGCGAAATTAATTTTATAGAAAACAATACTGTTGTTGGACAATGGACAGATAAAATTGATAGAAATACCAGTTCAAAATCACATCAATTAAATACAAATTTAGATTATACAATTAATGATGCAAATGTTATTTCCTTTTTTGGTAATTTAAACCTGACACCTTATTGGAACAGAAAAGCAAATATGACCACTCAAGCCATAGATTCGTCATTTATTTCTAAAAATAATATAGACGATACTAAAACTAATGTAGCTTTAAATTTAGATTATATTAATACGTCTGAGGATGGAAATACGTTTTCTGTAAACATGCATCATACTCATTATGATTATGACAGACAACAAGACATGAATTCTAAATATTACGATATTAATAATGTTTTTACTCGTGATAATATTTTTAATTCTAATTCTGTGCAGAATACTTATATTTATTCGGGCCAAGCAGATTACAGTACTTTTTTAAACAAGGATATCGCTTTAAGTTTTGGAGCCAAAGTCTCTTTAATAGATTCTAAAAGTAGTATAGATCAATTTTATTTAGAAGGCGATCGTTTTGTAATTGATGAAATAAATAGCGGTACTTTTGATTATAATGAAATGAATTATGCTACTTATGTAAACTTGTCTAAATCATGGGATACATGGAGTTTATCTGCAGGTTTAAGAGGTGAATTTACAGATGCAGAAGGCAAATTATCTAGCCTTTACACACTAAACTCTTTTAATTATTTAGAGCTCTTTCCAACCTTTAATGTCTCTCACGATTTTAATGAAGATAATAGTTTAGGACTGTCTTATGGTAAACGTATAGAGCGTCCTTCATATGCGTCATTAAATCCGTTTAAATATTATTTTAACGATTATACCTTCTTACAAGGAAACCCAAATTTAGAACCTACAATTTCTCATTTAACAACCTTATCATATACGTTTAAAAGTATTTATACTTTTGAATTGTATTATAGGTTTGAAGATAAACCAACATCAGAATTAGTATTTCAGGATAATGAAACCAATCAGATTTTTTACTTGCCTACCAATTTAGATAAATCTGTAGATTTTGGTTTTGATTTTCTCATGTATCAGCAGTTTACCCATGTGTGGTCTGTATATGTAGTAAATTCTATTTTTCATAATAAAACGTATTTTGAAGCTATAGAAAGCGGAAATTCTATTGAGACTAACGATATGTGGTCCATGTATACTAATATTATGAACTTTTTTTCCTTTACTGAAGATCGAAGTTTGAGCGGAGAAATATCAGTATTATATATGTCTCCTATGATTAACGGATCTTCAGATATTTCTTCTAGAGCGCAAATAGATCTAGGCTTAAAAAAAAGCTTTAATAATGGTAAATGGGTAGCGTCTTTAAAACTCAATGATATTTTTAAAACTTCAAATTTCACCGTTAAAAACAAATATTTAAATCAGGATAATACCTATAATAATAAATACGATAATCAATATTTTCGTTTTGGCCTGCGTTATAACTTCGGAAACACTAAACTTTCAACCAACGAAAAAGAAGAAAAAGAAATAAATGAAAGAAATCGATTAAGTTCAGAAAGCACAAATAATTAG
- the lepA gene encoding translation elongation factor 4, whose amino-acid sequence MKHIRNFCIIAHIDHGKSTLADRLLDYTGSVTEREKQNQLLDNMDLERERGITIKSHAIQMDYIYKGEQFVLNLIDTPGHVDFSYEVSRSIAACEGALLIVDAAQSIQAQTISNLYLALENDLEIIPVLNKVDLPSANPEEVTDDIVDLLGCEPEDVIHASGKTGFGIDKILEAVIERIPAPKGDPEAPLQALIFDSVYNTFRGIETYFRVFNGEIKKGQKIKFVATNKEYFADEVGTLKLTQVAKTSVKAGDVGYLITGIKTAKEVKVGDTITDFEKPTTNIVEGFEDVKPMVFAGIYPVDTEDYEELRNSMEKLQLNDASLVFFPESSAALGFGFRCGFLGMLHMEIIQERLEREFDMTVITTVPNVSYYAYTNKNPDVPLIVNNPSDLPEPSTVNRVEEPYIKATIITKADFVGNVMSLCIEKRGMILNQTYLTPERVELTFDMPLAEIVFDFYDRLKTVSKGYASFDYHPIGMKTSKLVRLDILLNAQPVDALSALIHADNAQNIGKKMCEKLKELIPRQQFDIPIQAAIGAKIISRETIKALRKDVTAKCYGGDISRKRKLLEKQKKGKKRMRQVGNVEIPQQAFMAVLKLND is encoded by the coding sequence ATGAAGCACATCAGAAATTTTTGCATAATTGCACACATAGATCACGGTAAAAGCACATTAGCCGATCGTTTATTAGATTATACAGGTTCGGTTACCGAACGCGAAAAACAAAACCAATTACTAGATAATATGGATTTGGAACGCGAACGTGGTATTACCATTAAATCGCATGCCATACAAATGGATTATATCTATAAAGGCGAACAATTTGTATTAAACCTTATTGATACTCCTGGCCACGTCGATTTCTCTTATGAAGTCTCTCGATCTATAGCAGCTTGCGAAGGTGCCCTTTTAATTGTAGATGCGGCACAAAGTATACAAGCCCAAACCATTTCAAATCTGTATTTGGCTTTAGAAAATGATTTAGAAATTATCCCCGTTCTTAATAAAGTAGATTTACCAAGTGCCAACCCTGAAGAAGTTACAGACGATATTGTTGATCTTTTAGGTTGCGAACCGGAAGATGTTATACATGCCAGTGGTAAAACGGGGTTTGGAATAGACAAAATTTTAGAAGCCGTAATTGAACGTATTCCTGCTCCAAAAGGAGATCCAGAAGCGCCTCTTCAAGCCTTAATTTTTGACTCGGTTTACAATACATTTAGAGGTATAGAGACTTATTTTAGAGTCTTTAATGGTGAAATTAAAAAGGGACAAAAAATTAAATTTGTCGCTACAAATAAAGAATACTTTGCAGACGAAGTAGGAACCTTAAAACTCACTCAAGTAGCTAAAACAAGTGTAAAAGCAGGAGATGTAGGGTATTTAATTACCGGTATTAAAACCGCTAAAGAAGTAAAAGTTGGAGATACCATTACAGATTTTGAAAAACCAACAACAAATATTGTTGAAGGATTTGAAGATGTAAAACCCATGGTTTTTGCAGGAATTTACCCTGTTGATACAGAAGATTACGAGGAGTTACGTAACTCTATGGAAAAATTACAATTAAACGATGCCTCTTTAGTATTTTTTCCAGAAAGTTCTGCCGCTTTAGGTTTTGGTTTCCGTTGTGGATTCTTAGGAATGCTACACATGGAAATTATACAAGAACGTTTAGAGCGTGAGTTTGATATGACGGTTATTACCACAGTACCCAACGTGTCTTATTACGCCTATACAAACAAAAATCCTGATGTCCCATTAATAGTAAATAACCCATCAGACTTACCAGAACCATCAACCGTTAACAGAGTTGAAGAACCTTACATAAAAGCAACCATTATTACAAAGGCAGATTTTGTAGGAAATGTAATGTCGCTTTGTATTGAAAAACGTGGTATGATTTTAAATCAGACCTATTTAACACCAGAACGTGTAGAGTTAACGTTTGATATGCCTTTAGCCGAAATTGTATTCGACTTTTACGACCGTTTAAAAACGGTATCTAAAGGGTATGCGTCTTTCGATTACCATCCTATTGGTATGAAAACCTCAAAATTAGTAAGACTGGATATTTTATTAAATGCACAACCCGTAGATGCGCTTTCAGCTTTAATTCATGCCGATAATGCACAAAATATTGGGAAGAAAATGTGTGAGAAATTAAAGGAATTAATTCCGCGTCAGCAATTCGATATTCCAATCCAAGCAGCAATTGGAGCAAAAATTATTTCAAGAGAAACTATAAAAGCATTACGTAAAGATGTAACCGCAAAATGTTATGGAGGAGATATCTCTAGAAAACGTAAACTTTTAGAAAAACAAAAGAAAGGTAAAAAACGTATGCGCCAAGTTGGAAATGTAGAAATTCCACAACAAGCATTCATGGCCGTTTTAAAATTAAACGACTAA